In bacterium BMS3Abin02, the genomic stretch TCGATGCCAACCGAGTGGCGAGTGGGACTCCCCGGGTGTGAATTCCGACCAGTACCAGCGAGTCCGCCCCCTTGTTCCGTTCGAGGATCTCGTGCGCAATCCGCTGCACGACACGGGCGACGTCGGCGCCGTCCATTACCAGGGGCATCGTCTGCCACTCCACATGAAAAATGCCGCCTCTCGGGCGGCCCTCATAGGTGTGTTCATGCTGTCTCCTTCCCGGCCTCACAGGACCGGCGTTAAAGGACTGTCCATGCAATGTAGCAGTATCCGGTGGGCAGTTGCCAGTACCCGAAGACCGGCGCCGACCGGCATGCCGCGTGGCCGCCGACTCAGCGTTCCGTTCGCGAGAGACGTCCAAGGATTCCGTTCACGAAGGCGCTGCTCTTCTCGGTCGAGTACTTCTTGGCGAGTCGCACGGCCTCGGACACGATGACACCAACGGGTGTCTCCGGTTCGAAGCGCAGCTCGTAGAGTGCAAGCCGAAGGACCGCTCTGTCGACGGGAGCCATCCGCGCCACTCGCCAGCGCCGCGATACGGCGTCCAGCGTCTCGTCCAGCTCCGCCTGGTGAATGAGAACACCCTCGACCAGGCGGGCTGTCCTCGCAGGCATCGACGATGGGCCTTCACCGCGCAGGTCGAATTCGTAGAGCGCCTGTATCGCCAGCTCGCGCGCTTCGATGCTCACACGCGTGTGATGTAGCTGCCGGTGCGGGTGTCCACCTTGATGTGGTCACCTTCCCCGACGAACAGAGGGACATGCACGACAAGCCCTGTCGAGACGGTGACCGGCTTCGTGGCCCCCGAGACACGGTCACCTTTGACACCCGGCTCGGCTTCAACGACCTCCATCTCGACCGATGCCGGCAACTCGACGGCGATGGGTACATCGCGATACATGGGCAGGATCGCCGTCAGCCCATCGACCAGGAACGACGCCGCGTCGCCCACTTGATCTTCGTTCAGTGCGAACTGAGCGTACGTTTCAAGGTCCATGAAGTGATAGCCGAGGTCGTCACGGTACAGAAACTGATGTTCCCTACGGTCGATCACCGCCTGCTCGACGTTCTCGCCGGCTCGAAACGTGCGGTCGATCAGCGCGCCGCTGTCCAGGTTCTTC encodes the following:
- a CDS encoding hypothetical protein (N utilization substance protein B homolog) gives rise to the protein MSIEARELAIQALYEFDLRGEGPSSMPARTARLVEGVLIHQAELDETLDAVSRRWRVARMAPVDRAVLRLALYELRFEPETPVGVIVSEAVRLAKKYSTEKSSAFVNGILGRLSRTER
- the efp gene encoding elongation factor P, translated to MISTNDARPGMALDLPEGLFSVIEYQHVKPGKGKAFVRMKLKNLDSGALIDRTFRAGENVEQAVIDRREHQFLYRDDLGYHFMDLETYAQFALNEDQVGDAASFLVDGLTAILPMYRDVPIAVELPASVEMEVVEAEPGVKGDRVSGATKPVTVSTGLVVHVPLFVGEGDHIKVDTRTGSYITRV